From uncultured Draconibacterium sp.:
CGATTGCCAATTGACAGTCCGGCTATTTTAGCAATGGAATGGCTGGGTCTTTTTAGTGGTTACATGCCATCAATAGATGAAGGATCTAATTTCGATCTGATTACTGATTTAATGCTCAAAAAAATGATGTTGCCCGAGGGTGCCCGCGATATGGTAATTATGCTTCACTCGTTCTTAATTGAAAATGCTGATGGAAGCACAGAAGTTGTAAAATCGCGACTGTTGGACTTTGCTACCAAAGAAGATACATCGATTGCCAGAACTGTAGGACTACCGGCAGCTATTGGTGTTAAAATGATTCTGGATAAAAAAATCACTAAAAAAGGTGTTCATATTCCTATTTCAAAAAGTATTTACGAGCCCATTTTAACCGAATTGGAAAAACTTGGCATAGCTATGACAGAAGAATGGAGATTGGACACATCGGAAAAACTTTAATTCAAAAGGTTCTTTCTCTACTCTAAAATCGTTGCAAGCTCCTCCAAAATTATTCCGATTTTTCGGCATGAATGGACAAAGGAGCTCCAGCGGTACCTGCATAAAATACAACGATTTCAGCAACTTCTTCGCCTTCATTCACACCATAATGCCAGGTTCCAACCACTTCTGACAGAACATCGCCTGTTTCCATTTTTAAGGTATCGCTGTTTTCTGTTATCACGGTCAGGTTTCCGGCAAGCAGAATTCCGGCATTTATTACTTCGTGTTTGTGTAAATCCAATTCAGAATGAGGAGGAATACTTACTTTTAGAATTGATATCTCAGGTTTTCCTTCCGGATATGATGGAAGTTCGCTTCCATCCCAGCTTTGTGTTGTTTGCAACAAAGTTTCCACTTTCAGCTCATCGGTATCAGATTCCAAATTAATACAGGAAAGAAGAATCGCCAACAAAGAGAGAATGATTAGTGTTCTTTTCATACTATTTGTGAGTTAGATAATTAATTTAAACGTCCAACACCAAATATAAGAATGTATTTTTACATATGTTAAATGTCCTATCCGATTATTTTTGCGTTAAAACCGGCCAATTGTCTGTACGGAACGGAAGCGCCGGCAAACCCGCACTGTTTACCAGGTTACAATCCGGGTTGTTCGCCCAGGCATATCGCACTGCAACAGGGTTCTCAACTTCTTTGGCACTTACTACAATCTCTTCACCTACAATCTTTGCATCGGCCCAATAAAACTTTTGGTCTTCACCTGCCACTGCAAAACCGGTAACTGCTTCATTGTCTGAAGTAGTCAAACCCTTGGCAATTTCAGTAAACCGAATTCGTATTTCGTTACCTTCAACTGTGTAATCTTTCATTACCGGCCCTGAAGCCTGAACATCCATATTGTAAACCAGTTTTTGAGCAACAGCTGCCAAACGGTTTCCAACATCGGTTTTGTTTGTGGGGTGAATATTGTTTGTCTCGCCAAGCTCAATAATACACGCCATTCCGGTATTTGGCAACTGCAAAGTTTTAGTTTGCGATTCGCGCATAACCGCCCATTTCCCATCGGCAGGCTCGCTATCCTTTTCCATATAATTTGGCAACTGCACCCATAAAAACGGTAAAAATCCTTGCTGCCAACGTATCCGCCAATCATTTATCATCAGCGGTAAAAGCTTTCTGTAATCGTAAGCCATATTTTCGTTTGCCTCCCCCTGGTACCAAATAAATCCAGCAAGTCCGTATGGCACAACCGGATTGATCATAGCGTTATACAAATAACTTGGATAGTACTGAAAATTGTGAATCAACGGGATAGCCGGTTCCAGATCCTTTTTGTATTTCCATTCGCCTGTCAAGTTGATTTTATCAGCTCCGTTTGTCAGGTAAATTTCATCAGCCGGAGGATTAATTCCTCCCCCTCCCCACAAGGCAGCCACTCGAAGAGCAATGGTATTTTTACCTTTTTGAACC
This genomic window contains:
- a CDS encoding cupin domain-containing protein, encoding MKRTLIILSLLAILLSCINLESDTDELKVETLLQTTQSWDGSELPSYPEGKPEISILKVSIPPHSELDLHKHEVINAGILLAGNLTVITENSDTLKMETGDVLSEVVGTWHYGVNEGEEVAEIVVFYAGTAGAPLSIHAEKSE